The following proteins come from a genomic window of Corallococcus sp. NCRR:
- a CDS encoding chromosome segregation protein SMC, translating to MSPRIPSLLAAAVCLLSACHKAPPPAVVPPPSEEELLTGEVNALSSEAALLLEEQHRLVWDFWTEGKAVDIAATYSGKQALFSLENLRRIDRLRHLTKDPRELRALTALHGHFAGEFLSRELAEHNDASANLEASLKLNVDGREVRYHDLERLLANEKSALKRRALYAAATPALTRLNQTLLRRETRTRELVTQMGFESYEAFGSELRQADLERLAQLAEEVLQATQEPYRLVMERLSQRELGLPFAQITRADIPRLFRSREVEDAFPKGESLAKAQATVAGLGIDLNALPNVKVDARDLPQKNPRPLALSVKVPSDVRLSFKPGTGVLHQGRVLHEVGHLLHTAFTQETRFELARLGNPTVGEAYSALFEDLLEDPVWLEENAGVLGDADKRAQYLATSSAHKLYLIRHAAGRLLYQLELHRRTDVDPRELYRALMARTGAMPMTADDVERYLVDQEDFYQSADSFRAWFLAGQLQGQLKARFGPAWWHAPEAGAFLKELWARGSAPSAREVTQAIGENGLAPDVLLLRLSTTLQVPMKLDLRRLDDTPAPAPAAPATTPASTVPQMPRADATPLAS from the coding sequence ATGTCCCCAAGGATTCCGTCCCTCCTCGCCGCCGCCGTGTGTTTGCTGAGCGCCTGTCACAAGGCGCCGCCCCCGGCCGTGGTCCCCCCTCCCAGCGAGGAAGAACTGCTGACCGGCGAGGTGAACGCCTTGTCCTCGGAGGCCGCGCTCCTCCTGGAGGAGCAGCACCGGCTCGTCTGGGACTTCTGGACGGAGGGAAAGGCGGTGGACATCGCCGCCACCTACAGCGGCAAGCAGGCGCTCTTCAGTCTGGAGAACCTGCGGCGCATCGACCGGCTGCGGCACCTGACCAAGGACCCGCGCGAGCTGCGCGCCCTCACCGCGCTCCACGGCCACTTCGCCGGTGAGTTCCTGTCGCGCGAACTGGCCGAGCACAACGACGCGTCCGCCAACCTGGAGGCGTCCCTCAAGCTGAACGTGGACGGGCGCGAGGTGCGCTACCACGACCTGGAGCGGCTGCTCGCCAACGAGAAGAGCGCCCTCAAGCGCAGGGCGCTCTACGCCGCGGCCACGCCCGCGCTCACCCGCCTCAACCAGACGCTCCTGCGCCGCGAGACGCGCACCCGCGAGCTGGTGACGCAGATGGGCTTCGAGTCCTACGAGGCCTTCGGCAGCGAGCTGCGGCAGGCGGACCTGGAGCGGCTGGCGCAGCTGGCGGAGGAGGTCCTCCAGGCCACCCAGGAGCCGTACCGGCTGGTGATGGAGCGGCTCTCGCAGCGCGAGCTGGGGCTGCCCTTCGCGCAAATCACCCGCGCGGACATCCCGCGCCTGTTCCGCTCGCGCGAGGTGGAGGACGCGTTCCCCAAGGGCGAGTCGCTGGCGAAGGCGCAGGCCACGGTGGCGGGGCTGGGCATCGACCTGAACGCGCTGCCCAACGTGAAGGTGGACGCGCGCGACCTGCCGCAGAAGAACCCGCGCCCGCTGGCGCTGTCGGTGAAGGTGCCGTCCGACGTGCGGCTGTCCTTCAAGCCGGGCACGGGCGTGCTGCACCAGGGCCGCGTGCTGCATGAGGTGGGGCACCTCTTGCACACGGCCTTCACGCAGGAGACCCGCTTCGAGCTGGCGCGGCTGGGCAACCCCACCGTGGGCGAGGCGTACTCCGCGCTCTTCGAGGACCTGCTGGAGGACCCGGTGTGGCTGGAGGAGAACGCGGGCGTGCTGGGGGACGCGGACAAGCGCGCCCAGTACCTGGCGACCTCCAGCGCGCACAAGCTGTACCTCATCCGCCACGCGGCGGGCCGGCTGCTCTACCAGTTGGAGCTGCACCGCCGCACGGACGTGGATCCGCGCGAGCTCTACCGCGCGCTGATGGCGCGCACCGGCGCCATGCCGATGACGGCGGACGACGTGGAGCGCTACCTCGTGGACCAGGAGGACTTCTACCAGTCCGCCGACAGCTTCCGGGCGTGGTTCCTCGCCGGGCAGCTCCAGGGCCAGCTGAAGGCGCGCTTCGGTCCCGCGTGGTGGCACGCGCCGGAGGCGGGCGCGTTCCTCAAGGAGCTCTGGGCCCGGGGCAGCGCGCCCTCCGCGCGCGAGGTGACGCAGGCCATTGGTGAGAACGGCCTCGCGCCGGACGT